The Campylobacter sp. CN_NE2 genome contains a region encoding:
- the sstT gene encoding serine/threonine transporter SstT translates to MNMKKMFDSYKDKSLIMRIIVGLVLGAILGVVAQGASSSFLNALVGFAGLLGNLFVGALKAVAPILVFILILSAIINKEFSSGATGLKKVVVLYIVGTLLASATGVAFSFIFPTELALSGIEGADRPAPVSVLVVLKDLLFKIVDNPLNAIVTGNYIGIIAWAVGLGVTLRYAKGETKKFFGDISEALTKIVQFIIQLAPFGIFGLVATTVYETGLQALAGYARIVVVLVAAMAFVALVINPLIVFVMTKKNPYPLVLTCLKESGITAFFTRSSAANIPVNLNLCKKLGINEELYPISIPLGATINMGGAAVVIAIMALAAANTLGITPDFGTALLLCVVGALGACGASGVPGGSLLLIPLACGLFGISNDIAMQVVAIGFIIGVIQDSVETAINSSTDVVFSAVASGVSEPNLEK, encoded by the coding sequence ATGAATATGAAAAAAATGTTCGATAGCTATAAGGATAAAAGCCTTATAATGCGTATTATCGTCGGTTTGGTTTTAGGTGCTATTCTTGGCGTTGTGGCACAAGGTGCTAGTAGTTCGTTTTTAAACGCCCTTGTAGGTTTTGCAGGGCTTTTAGGAAATCTATTTGTAGGTGCATTAAAAGCCGTTGCACCGATTTTAGTTTTTATCTTAATTTTAAGTGCGATTATAAATAAAGAATTTAGTTCAGGTGCAACAGGGCTTAAAAAAGTAGTTGTTTTATATATCGTAGGAACTCTTTTAGCTTCTGCTACGGGCGTTGCATTTAGTTTTATATTTCCAACCGAACTTGCACTTAGTGGTATCGAAGGGGCAGATAGACCTGCGCCTGTGAGCGTTTTGGTTGTGCTTAAAGATTTGCTTTTTAAAATCGTTGATAATCCTTTAAATGCGATTGTAACGGGAAATTATATCGGCATTATCGCTTGGGCTGTGGGACTTGGGGTTACATTAAGATATGCAAAAGGCGAAACAAAAAAATTCTTTGGCGATATAAGCGAAGCACTTACAAAAATCGTGCAATTTATAATCCAACTTGCTCCGTTTGGAATTTTTGGTTTGGTTGCTACTACTGTGTATGAAACAGGTTTGCAAGCCCTAGCGGGATACGCTAGAATCGTAGTTGTTTTGGTTGCTGCTATGGCTTTTGTAGCTTTGGTTATAAATCCGCTCATAGTATTTGTAATGACAAAGAAAAATCCTTATCCATTGGTTTTAACCTGCCTTAAAGAAAGCGGAATTACGGCATTTTTCACTAGAAGTTCGGCTGCAAATATACCTGTAAATTTAAACCTTTGTAAAAAACTAGGCATTAATGAAGAGCTTTATCCGATTTCTATACCTTTGGGTGCGACTATAAATATGGGTGGAGCTGCGGTTGTTATCGCTATAATGGCACTAGCTGCTGCAAATACTCTTGGCATTACGCCTGATTTTGGCACGGCACTTTTGCTTTGTGTTGTAGGAGCATTAGGAGCTTGTGGAGCTAGTGGAGTGCCCGGCGGTTCGCTTTTGCTTATTCCATTAGCGTGTGGGCTTTTTGGAATTTCAAATGATATTGCTATGCAAGTTGTTGCGATTGGCTTTATTATCGGTGTTATTCAAGATTCAGTCGAAACTGCGATAAATAGCTCAACCGATGTTGTATTTAGCGCTGTTGCGTCAGGGGTTAGTGAACCGAATTTAGAAAAATAA
- the secD gene encoding protein translocase subunit SecD — translation MRSKISFKLIAFIIAAVFGLIFSAPSLFQSESGSKINLGLDLQGGLHMLLEVESDEAIASKIKSIASSVNYSAKKDDLFVEKFRIEKNHFEFSILDPDEAPKFDAILNAIPGIEIKKDAQQYSVNLTAEEEASTKEYAISQAVETIRNRLDQFGLAEPTVARQGKEYILVELPGVKSQEDEQRAKDLIAKAAHLQLMALDEVRQDRAQIMSEAEAKSYGDVIYPDVKQPEFKYLINEIPVLDGSMLIDAKVAFDQNTNQPIINFTLNSEGAKIFGDFTGENVGKRLAIVLDGQVYSAPRINERIGGGSGQISGGFSLNEAHDVAIALRSGALLAPVKMSETRSIGPSLGQDSIDKSMKALIASAIAILIFMVFYYGMAGVFADLALIVNILFLIACMALFGATLTLPGMAGIVLTVGMAVDANVIINERIREVLRTGASIKQSIQKGYDNAMSAIIDANITTLITSAALYAYGTGPVKGFAVTMSIGIIASMITAILGTHGMFELFVDKIEKSKNTPFWFGYKVRKGK, via the coding sequence ATGCGTAGTAAAATTTCATTTAAGCTTATTGCTTTTATTATTGCTGCGGTGTTTGGGCTTATTTTTTCTGCGCCGTCACTTTTTCAGAGCGAAAGCGGAAGTAAGATAAATTTAGGACTTGACTTACAAGGTGGTCTTCACATGCTACTTGAAGTCGAAAGTGATGAGGCTATCGCTTCGAAAATCAAATCGATTGCTTCAAGTGTGAATTATTCGGCAAAAAAAGATGATTTGTTTGTAGAAAAATTTAGAATAGAAAAAAATCATTTCGAATTTAGCATACTTGACCCTGACGAGGCGCCTAAATTTGACGCTATTTTAAATGCGATTCCGGGAATTGAGATAAAAAAAGATGCTCAACAATATAGTGTAAATTTAACAGCCGAAGAAGAAGCTTCAACAAAAGAGTATGCCATTTCTCAGGCGGTTGAGACCATTAGAAACCGTCTTGATCAGTTTGGTTTAGCAGAGCCAACCGTGGCTAGACAAGGAAAAGAGTATATTTTGGTTGAGCTTCCGGGCGTTAAAAGTCAAGAAGATGAGCAAAGAGCCAAAGATTTGATTGCAAAGGCTGCTCATTTGCAACTTATGGCACTTGATGAGGTTAGACAAGATAGGGCTCAGATTATGAGTGAAGCCGAAGCTAAAAGCTACGGCGATGTTATTTACCCTGATGTAAAACAGCCTGAATTTAAGTATTTAATCAATGAAATTCCGGTGCTTGACGGCAGTATGCTAATCGACGCGAAAGTTGCATTTGATCAAAATACAAATCAACCAATAATAAATTTCACGCTAAATTCAGAAGGTGCGAAAATTTTTGGCGATTTTACAGGCGAAAATGTCGGCAAACGCCTTGCTATCGTGCTTGACGGACAGGTTTATTCGGCTCCGAGAATAAATGAGCGAATCGGTGGTGGAAGCGGACAAATCAGCGGTGGATTTAGCTTAAATGAAGCCCACGATGTGGCTATTGCTCTAAGAAGTGGTGCGTTGCTAGCACCTGTAAAAATGTCAGAAACTAGAAGCATAGGACCAAGTTTGGGACAAGATAGTATCGACAAAAGTATGAAGGCTTTGATTGCTTCTGCTATTGCGATACTTATTTTTATGGTATTTTACTACGGCATGGCAGGTGTTTTTGCGGATTTAGCTCTAATCGTAAATATTTTGTTTTTGATAGCTTGTATGGCACTTTTTGGTGCTACTTTGACACTTCCGGGTATGGCTGGAATCGTCCTAACCGTCGGTATGGCAGTCGATGCAAATGTTATTATAAATGAACGGATTAGGGAAGTTTTGCGAACGGGCGCTAGTATAAAGCAGAGTATCCAAAAAGGCTATGATAACGCTATGAGTGCTATTATCGATGCAAACATAACTACGCTTATAACTTCGGCGGCACTCTATGCTTATGGAACAGGTCCTGTTAAAGGCTTTGCCGTAACTATGAGTATCGGCATTATCGCTTCGATGATAACGGCGATTTTAGGCACACACGGAATGTTTGAACTTTTTGTAGATAAAATCGAAAAGAGCAAAAATACGCCGTTTTGGTTTGGTTATAAAGTAAGAAAGGGCAAATAA
- the yajC gene encoding preprotein translocase subunit YajC — protein MEQSAFGTLLPLIVMIAIFYFLLIRPQQKQAKEHKAMVDALAKGDVIVTNGGLKCTVVKSNDDFITVKLNDETLVELDKRFVARKLDA, from the coding sequence ATGGAACAAAGTGCTTTTGGAACATTACTACCCCTTATCGTTATGATTGCGATTTTTTATTTTTTACTTATAAGACCGCAACAAAAACAAGCAAAAGAGCATAAAGCTATGGTCGATGCACTTGCAAAAGGCGATGTTATAGTTACCAACGGTGGCTTAAAATGCACAGTTGTAAAATCAAACGATGATTTTATCACAGTTAAGCTTAATGATGAGACTTTGGTCGAGCTAGATAAAAGATTTGTGGCTAGAAAATTAGATGCGTAG
- a CDS encoding apolipoprotein N-acyltransferase, with protein sequence MFQKHFVPCKSFVKNLTNEYFTLNYINKGFCCAFFLSNFIFVSFAPNLFLEFISPFVAIYGLFLLIKENKQVFFWCGFFVGLFWFYWISFSLIYFDLSYLIPFEILGIAFFYGILFRICAISDNKFLKAFFLIFINFIHPFSFNWLNLNLIFSYGIFEPNLRALLAVMAGILAYYHLEYYKKAFFFIFLIFGLQFSQNEPNFLPFETEIVNSQISQHDVWEKEKIFSQINANLEKIDTAIAENKKFIIFPESAFALRLNLQPNLINHLKEKSQKITILLGSEAQENGEFYNSAYLFKNGEMQRFDKFILVPFGEEVPLPNFAKDFINNTFLGGAKDFSKAQNYSEYEINGVKIVNAICYEATRPEIYKNAPKIVVAISNNGWFMPSHEPNLQRLLMRYYATLSGATIYHAVNGSKSEIITPKEFWISKALAKFR encoded by the coding sequence ATGTTCCAAAAGCACTTTGTTCCATGTAAATCCTTTGTAAAAAATTTAACAAACGAGTATTTTACCTTAAATTATATAAATAAAGGCTTTTGTTGTGCGTTTTTTTTATCAAATTTTATTTTTGTATCGTTTGCGCCAAATTTATTTTTAGAATTTATCTCGCCGTTTGTGGCTATTTACGGACTTTTTTTATTGATAAAAGAAAACAAACAGGTGTTTTTTTGGTGCGGATTTTTTGTAGGATTATTTTGGTTTTACTGGATAAGTTTTAGCCTTATTTATTTTGATTTAAGTTATTTAATTCCGTTTGAAATTTTAGGAATTGCATTTTTTTATGGAATTTTATTTCGAATTTGTGCTATCAGCGATAATAAATTTTTAAAAGCGTTTTTTTTGATTTTTATAAATTTTATCCACCCGTTTTCGTTTAACTGGCTAAATTTAAATTTGATTTTTTCTTACGGCATTTTTGAGCCGAATTTACGGGCATTATTAGCCGTAATGGCAGGAATTTTGGCATATTATCATTTGGAATATTACAAAAAAGCTTTCTTTTTTATATTTTTGATTTTTGGTTTGCAGTTTTCGCAAAATGAGCCAAATTTTTTGCCTTTTGAAACCGAAATTGTAAATTCGCAAATTTCACAACACGATGTTTGGGAAAAAGAAAAAATATTTTCGCAAATAAATGCAAATTTAGAAAAAATCGACACAGCCATAGCCGAAAATAAAAAATTTATAATCTTCCCGGAAAGCGCGTTTGCGCTAAGATTAAATTTACAGCCAAATTTGATAAATCATCTAAAAGAAAAATCGCAAAAAATCACTATTTTGCTAGGCTCAGAAGCCCAAGAAAATGGCGAATTTTATAACTCGGCGTATCTTTTTAAAAACGGAGAAATGCAAAGATTTGATAAATTTATTTTAGTTCCTTTTGGCGAAGAAGTTCCACTTCCAAATTTCGCAAAAGATTTTATAAATAACACATTTTTAGGTGGCGCAAAAGATTTTTCAAAAGCCCAAAATTACAGCGAATATGAAATTAACGGCGTAAAAATCGTAAATGCAATCTGCTACGAAGCAACTCGTCCTGAAATTTACAAAAACGCTCCAAAAATCGTGGTAGCTATTTCAAATAACGGCTGGTTTATGCCTTCGCACGAGCCAAATTTGCAAAGACTTTTAATGCGATACTACGCCACGCTTAGCGGAGCTACGATATATCACGCCGTAAATGGAAGCAAAAGCGAGATAATCACGCCAAAAGAGTTTTGGATAAGCAAAGCATTAGCTAAATTCAGATAG
- a CDS encoding glycosyltransferase family 4 protein — protein MNIAIATDNFKPSGGMERYVFDLVQGFLAKQITPSVFSMKISPEFAKLCPTHKISQFPISQLRYAVFNAILQKKLPKNHKLIATSLVDNADILFCGGNHLGFLKGIKRQATIKDKMTIKRGFSAYKSAKKIVAHSQKMTDELVEFYGVEKDKIFTIYPPVDTEKFYPMPDEKRAKLRKKFGFNENENILLFPSGDHQRKGLPFILEAVKIVNLKLNYKIKIAVCGNKKVQNDSIINLGFIKNMPDLYNAVDFSILASLYEPFGLVGVESILCGTKIIFANSCGCCEIIKDSDGLFFDKNNLESLINSLILADQMKSSNQHKINNPQEYIAYNPKLAYHIDELLKLLD, from the coding sequence ATGAATATTGCGATTGCTACGGATAATTTTAAGCCATCAGGTGGAATGGAACGCTATGTTTTTGATTTGGTGCAAGGTTTTTTAGCCAAACAAATCACGCCAAGCGTTTTTAGTATGAAAATTTCGCCAGAATTTGCTAAGTTATGTCCTACGCATAAAATTTCACAATTTCCAATTTCGCAACTAAGATATGCTGTTTTTAACGCTATTTTGCAAAAAAAATTACCAAAAAATCATAAATTAATCGCCACAAGTTTAGTTGATAATGCAGATATTTTATTTTGTGGCGGAAATCATTTAGGCTTTTTAAAAGGCATTAAGCGACAGGCTACGATAAAAGATAAAATGACGATTAAACGCGGATTTTCTGCTTATAAAAGTGCAAAAAAAATCGTCGCTCACTCGCAAAAAATGACAGATGAGTTGGTAGAATTTTATGGCGTAGAAAAGGATAAAATTTTTACGATTTACCCACCTGTGGATACTGAAAAATTTTATCCAATGCCAGATGAAAAACGAGCAAAATTGCGTAAAAAATTTGGCTTTAACGAAAATGAAAACATATTATTATTTCCTTCTGGTGACCACCAAAGAAAGGGTTTGCCGTTTATTTTAGAAGCTGTTAAAATCGTCAATTTAAAGCTAAATTACAAGATAAAAATCGCTGTTTGTGGAAATAAAAAAGTGCAAAATGATAGCATTATAAATTTGGGCTTTATAAAAAATATGCCAGATCTTTACAATGCTGTTGATTTTTCTATTTTAGCTTCTCTTTATGAGCCTTTTGGGTTAGTTGGTGTTGAAAGCATTTTGTGTGGAACAAAAATTATTTTTGCAAATAGCTGTGGTTGTTGCGAGATTATTAAAGATAGCGATGGTCTATTTTTTGATAAAAATAATTTAGAAAGCCTTATAAATTCGCTTATTTTAGCCGATCAAATGAAATCAAGTAATCAACATAAAATCAATAACCCACAAGAATATATTGCATATAATCCAAAACTTGCTTATCATATCGATGAGTTATTAAAATTATTAGACTAA
- the metK gene encoding methionine adenosyltransferase — translation MYLFTSEVVSPGHPDKCADIIADSIVDKILMQDPNGRVATEVFVAGKHVVIGGEVNAKVDFTHDDYRHIVKNALAEIGYFDNPYFTREQCLHPQDLQVDVFVNQQSPDINQGVDQESGEIGAGDQGIMFGFASCECENLMPAAITYARLLCDKVYAYAKANPHELGVDIKTQVTIDYGTKDNFENCLPQSIHTIVVSAPCVESMDINTVRALIGRLIDEAGLPANLYNKEKTIIYINPTGRYVNHSSLHDSGLTGRKLIVDSFGGYSPIGGGAQSSKDYTKVDRSGLYAGRWIAKNIVAAGLAKKCVVQLSYAIGVAKPTSVSVDTMGTYSDGIDDEMLSNFVMENFALTPRWITEKFGLDKPSADTFLYANVAALGQVGNPSYPWEKLDGVATFKKLLK, via the coding sequence ATGTATTTATTTACAAGCGAAGTTGTAAGCCCGGGACATCCTGATAAATGTGCCGACATTATCGCAGATAGCATAGTCGATAAAATTTTAATGCAAGATCCTAACGGCAGAGTTGCCACAGAAGTTTTCGTAGCAGGAAAACATGTCGTCATCGGCGGCGAAGTCAATGCCAAAGTCGATTTTACACATGATGATTATCGCCATATCGTCAAAAACGCACTCGCTGAAATCGGCTATTTTGACAATCCATATTTCACAAGAGAGCAATGCTTGCACCCGCAAGACTTGCAAGTTGATGTCTTCGTAAATCAACAAAGCCCTGATATTAATCAAGGCGTAGATCAAGAAAGCGGCGAAATCGGCGCAGGTGATCAAGGTATAATGTTTGGTTTTGCAAGCTGCGAATGCGAAAATTTAATGCCGGCTGCCATTACTTACGCAAGGCTTCTTTGCGATAAAGTTTATGCCTACGCTAAGGCAAATCCGCACGAACTTGGCGTAGATATTAAAACGCAAGTTACGATTGATTACGGCACGAAAGACAACTTCGAAAATTGCCTCCCACAAAGCATACACACTATCGTAGTTAGCGCACCTTGCGTGGAGAGCATGGATATAAATACAGTTCGCGCACTAATCGGCAGATTAATCGATGAAGCGGGACTTCCTGCAAATTTATACAACAAAGAAAAAACGATAATTTATATCAATCCGACAGGTCGCTATGTAAATCACAGCTCACTGCACGATAGCGGTTTAACTGGACGCAAACTAATCGTCGATAGTTTTGGCGGATACTCTCCGATAGGTGGCGGCGCACAATCAAGCAAAGACTACACAAAGGTAGATCGCTCTGGGCTTTATGCGGGGCGTTGGATAGCCAAAAATATAGTCGCAGCAGGACTTGCTAAAAAATGCGTAGTTCAGCTAAGCTATGCAATAGGCGTCGCAAAACCAACCTCTGTGAGCGTCGATACCATGGGGACATACAGCGACGGGATAGATGATGAAATGTTATCAAATTTCGTAATGGAAAATTTCGCTCTCACGCCTCGCTGGATAACTGAAAAATTTGGCTTAGACAAACCTAGTGCTGATACATTTTTGTATGCAAATGTCGCAGCCCTTGGGCAAGTGGGAAATCCAAGTTATCCGTGGGAAAAGCTTGATGGAGTGGCTACATTTAAAAAATTATTAAAGTAA
- a CDS encoding M3 family oligoendopeptidase has product MTWNLNEFFKNEAEFNEFCEKTKKQSIEFNAKFKGKLANLNADEFLQSLKTYEKINEQISKILSFTHLDFAKDTTKGANLAKIELLCNEISENLLFFELEFNELESAKQDEFIANSHEFEYYLTQLKKQKSHQLSFLEERILLKTSPVSGSAFSRLFDETMANLKFEFDGEFLSEEQILSKLHDSDREVRKKAALSLSATLEKNLHLLGFIYNMIKTDLRISCELRNYELGEEIMHQNNQISKSSIDALIKATEQNFDIVGKFYEKKREILGYEKLYDYDRYAPLNADNSEFSFDEAKQIVLKAFYEFSPKFGEIATKAFSQNWIDVFPAEHKQSGAFSHSASSDTHPFVLLNFTSRRRDVFTLAHELGHAIHQYLAYGVGFFNSFTPLTTAETASVFCEMLVFDYMRKNGDGDLKPMLAAKIEDIFATLYRQINFTTFERRIHAAKDELGVEEINKIWLEESAKMFDGKLILNDYYKIWWSYIPHFIHSPFYCYSYGYAQLLVLALYGLYKSGKCENFVQIYTEFLSLGGSMEPKKMVAKFGLDIENSEFWQIGIDEIRTLVDEFLKD; this is encoded by the coding sequence ATGACTTGGAATTTAAATGAATTTTTTAAAAATGAAGCAGAATTTAACGAATTTTGCGAAAAAACAAAAAAACAAAGTATCGAATTTAACGCTAAATTCAAGGGCAAGCTAGCAAATTTAAATGCGGACGAATTTTTGCAGAGCCTAAAAACTTACGAAAAAATCAACGAGCAAATTTCAAAAATTTTATCTTTTACGCATTTAGATTTTGCAAAAGATACGACAAAAGGGGCAAATTTAGCCAAAATAGAACTTCTTTGCAACGAAATTTCAGAAAATTTGCTATTTTTTGAACTTGAATTTAATGAGCTTGAAAGTGCAAAACAAGACGAATTTATCGCAAATTCACACGAATTTGAGTATTATTTAACACAACTTAAAAAACAAAAATCTCATCAGCTAAGTTTTTTAGAAGAACGAATTTTGCTAAAAACTTCACCTGTAAGCGGAAGTGCCTTTTCAAGGCTATTTGATGAAACTATGGCAAATTTAAAATTTGAATTTGACGGCGAGTTTTTAAGCGAAGAACAAATTTTAAGCAAACTCCACGACAGCGACCGTGAAGTGCGTAAAAAAGCAGCTCTTAGCCTAAGTGCTACGCTTGAAAAAAATCTGCACTTGCTTGGATTTATTTACAATATGATTAAAACCGATTTGCGAATTTCGTGCGAACTGCGAAATTACGAGCTTGGCGAAGAGATAATGCACCAAAATAATCAAATTTCAAAATCCAGCATCGATGCGTTGATTAAAGCAACCGAACAGAATTTTGACATTGTCGGCAAATTTTATGAGAAAAAGCGAGAAATTTTAGGTTACGAAAAACTTTATGATTATGATAGATACGCCCCATTAAATGCCGATAATAGCGAGTTTAGTTTTGATGAAGCAAAGCAAATCGTGCTAAAAGCATTTTATGAGTTTAGCCCTAAATTTGGCGAAATCGCCACAAAAGCTTTTAGCCAAAACTGGATTGATGTTTTCCCGGCAGAACATAAGCAAAGTGGGGCATTTTCGCACTCTGCTAGTAGCGACACCCACCCGTTTGTGCTTTTAAATTTCACTTCAAGGCGTAGAGATGTTTTTACTCTTGCGCACGAATTAGGTCATGCGATTCATCAGTATTTAGCCTATGGCGTAGGATTTTTTAACTCATTTACGCCGCTAACGACGGCTGAGACGGCTTCTGTTTTTTGTGAAATGTTAGTTTTTGATTATATGCGAAAAAACGGCGACGGCGACTTAAAACCAATGCTTGCAGCCAAAATCGAAGACATTTTTGCCACGCTTTATCGCCAGATAAATTTCACAACCTTTGAACGCCGAATTCACGCCGCAAAAGACGAACTAGGCGTAGAAGAAATAAATAAAATTTGGCTAGAAGAATCGGCAAAAATGTTTGACGGAAAGCTCATTTTAAACGATTATTACAAAATTTGGTGGAGCTATATACCGCATTTCATACATAGCCCGTTTTACTGCTACTCTTACGGGTATGCTCAGCTTTTGGTTTTGGCTTTATACGGGCTTTATAAAAGCGGGAAATGCGAAAATTTCGTGCAAATTTATACTGAATTTTTAAGCCTTGGCGGAAGCATGGAACCAAAAAAAATGGTAGCTAAATTTGGACTTGATATAGAAAATAGCGAATTTTGGCAAATCGGCATAGATGAAATTCGCACTCTTGTAGATGAATTTTTAAAGGATTAA
- a CDS encoding glycosyltransferase family 2 protein, with amino-acid sequence MNKLSTLIVAKNEEKNIKECIKSVEFSDEIIVIDDYSTDKTVEIATSLGAKVFQRAMNGDWSAQQNFSIEKATHDWILLIDADERITPELAQEIKQKLQSDELIAYRIKRLNHFNRKIVRFGVLHPDFVTRLLPKKDFYLTGQVHPKLHYPYPEQNLKNYMLHYTYDNWDAYWRKFDKYTKLSAIRYKDENKSVNFFRDIIIRPIWAFFKVYVIQLGFLDGKIGWILSVNHYLYTMTKYARFYELKQGKN; translated from the coding sequence ATGAATAAATTATCTACTTTGATTGTCGCAAAAAATGAAGAAAAAAATATCAAAGAGTGCATAAAAAGCGTTGAATTTTCCGATGAAATTATTGTGATTGATGATTATTCTACTGATAAAACCGTAGAAATAGCCACTTCTTTGGGTGCAAAAGTATTTCAAAGAGCGATGAACGGAGATTGGAGTGCGCAACAAAATTTCTCTATCGAAAAAGCTACGCATGATTGGATTTTACTGATAGATGCTGATGAAAGAATCACGCCAGAACTCGCGCAAGAAATTAAGCAAAAGCTTCAAAGCGATGAATTAATCGCTTATCGCATAAAACGCCTTAATCACTTTAATCGCAAAATAGTGCGTTTTGGAGTGTTGCACCCAGATTTCGTAACTAGACTTTTACCAAAAAAAGATTTTTATCTTACAGGGCAAGTTCATCCAAAACTACATTATCCATACCCTGAGCAAAATCTCAAAAACTATATGCTTCACTATACTTACGATAACTGGGACGCATATTGGCGTAAATTTGATAAATATACTAAATTATCAGCTATTAGATATAAAGATGAAAACAAATCGGTTAATTTTTTTAGAGATATTATTATCCGTCCTATTTGGGCGTTTTTTAAGGTTTATGTTATTCAACTAGGATTTTTAGACGGCAAAATCGGCTGGATTTTATCGGTAAATCATTATCTTTATACGATGACAAAATACGCACGGTTTTATGAGCTAAAACAGGGTAAAAATTAG